One genomic segment of Bacilli bacterium PM5-9 includes these proteins:
- a CDS encoding hypothetical protein (product_source=Hypo-rule applied; cath_funfam=1.10.10.60; superfamily=46689,57095), with the protein MANLYKHFNKNERHIISFYLDSAYKLCDIANILGKHSSSISREIKNNRTLITPKSKKSNKCGNFYSCIVKHLCNDCANGKCKFCTYKQCDLFCDEFTPIPNCKRTNKFPFVCNGCKQSDDCALPKYFYNSNNAQSIRDNNVRLHKQGIKF; encoded by the coding sequence ATGGCTAATTTATATAAACACTTTAATAAAAATGAAAGACATATTATTTCTTTCTATCTTGACTCAGCTTATAAACTTTGTGATATTGCCAACATTCTTGGTAAACACTCTTCTTCTATTTCTAGAGAAATTAAAAATAATAGAACTCTTATTACTCCTAAATCTAAAAAGAGTAATAAATGTGGTAATTTTTATTCTTGTATTGTTAAACATCTATGTAATGATTGTGCTAATGGTAAATGTAAGTTTTGTACATATAAACAATGTGATTTATTTTGTGATGAGTTTACTCCAATACCAAATTGTAAGAGAACTAATAAATTTCCTTTTGTTTGTAATGGCTGTAAGCAATCTGACGATTGTGCCCTTCCTAAATATTTCTATAATTCTAATAATGCTCAAAGCATTCGTGATAATAATGTTAGACTTCATAAGCAGGGTATCAAGTTTAA